From Paenibacillus graminis, a single genomic window includes:
- a CDS encoding sigma-54-dependent Fis family transcriptional regulator has product MRISEAQSIGNWEHFISSGECAAGTKPVIAASWRRCREAGVDPMSGKGLQVSEEELASRLQEKKQLLSVAKPVMDSIYQIIKDTVYAIVLTDQDGVLLHTVLNKELEPECVKVNFVEGAKWDELSVGTNAVGTALAVNDAVQVLGSEHYCTSHHAWTCSAAPVHDSRGNVIGCLDLSGKAEDVHAHTFGVVVSAVSSIEKQLHMLEASQMMHAVFQSMQDGLLVIDTGYRVRHYNERLASIFMLSQEQMEALSIKELLKEVDLESVFAGERYLSYADCTLTVGSNKIDCMVNIYPFTFDDKILGASLTIREAGQVRKEVNQLAGFKANYRFAEVITDNSYMQGQIAFAQRIAKTNCTVLIEGESGTGKELFAQSIHNASLRAGGPFIAINCAALPKDLVESELFGYEKGSFTGALREGNPGKFELAHGGTIFLDEIGELPLEIQAKLLRVLDNHKVRRIGGKHERTLDVRVIAATNRDLAEEVSRKSYRSDLYYRLNVINIKLLPLRERREDIAPLAKLFLLKCNRDHPGPAKRFSPSFLKTLQSYEWPGNARELQNAVQRAYYVCSSADITHLDLPPARTSPLQHTNSGNAAVPQKSSAESPAKKMEQIEMESICSALKTCGGNAVAAAKMLGIGKSTIYRKIAGYGISK; this is encoded by the coding sequence ATGCGAATCAGCGAAGCGCAATCAATTGGGAACTGGGAACATTTCATATCCAGCGGCGAGTGTGCCGCCGGGACAAAGCCGGTCATAGCCGCTTCATGGAGAAGATGCCGTGAGGCTGGAGTCGATCCGATGAGCGGCAAGGGATTGCAGGTATCGGAAGAGGAGCTGGCTTCCCGCCTGCAGGAGAAGAAGCAGCTTCTTTCCGTTGCCAAGCCGGTTATGGACAGCATCTATCAGATCATCAAGGATACGGTATATGCAATTGTCCTGACCGATCAGGACGGTGTTCTCCTGCACACGGTGCTCAATAAGGAGCTCGAACCGGAATGTGTCAAGGTGAATTTCGTGGAAGGGGCCAAATGGGATGAGCTCAGCGTAGGCACCAATGCGGTGGGTACCGCGCTGGCTGTCAATGATGCGGTTCAGGTGCTGGGCAGCGAGCATTACTGCACGTCGCATCATGCCTGGACCTGTTCGGCTGCACCGGTTCATGACAGCCGGGGCAACGTGATTGGCTGCCTGGACCTGTCTGGCAAGGCGGAGGATGTTCATGCCCATACGTTCGGCGTTGTTGTATCGGCGGTCAGCAGTATCGAGAAGCAGCTCCATATGCTGGAAGCGAGCCAAATGATGCATGCCGTCTTCCAGTCCATGCAGGACGGTCTGCTTGTTATTGATACCGGATACCGCGTGCGGCATTATAATGAAAGACTGGCCTCCATCTTTATGCTTAGCCAGGAGCAAATGGAAGCCTTGAGTATCAAGGAGCTGCTGAAAGAAGTCGATTTGGAGAGTGTGTTCGCCGGCGAGCGGTATTTAAGCTACGCCGATTGTACGCTCACCGTAGGCAGCAACAAGATCGATTGTATGGTGAACATCTATCCGTTCACCTTCGATGACAAGATTCTGGGCGCTTCGCTCACGATCCGGGAAGCCGGGCAGGTGCGTAAAGAGGTCAACCAGCTGGCCGGCTTCAAAGCGAATTACCGGTTCGCGGAAGTCATCACGGACAATTCCTATATGCAGGGACAAATCGCATTTGCGCAGAGAATAGCGAAGACAAACTGTACGGTACTGATCGAAGGGGAGAGCGGAACGGGCAAGGAGCTGTTTGCCCAATCGATTCATAATGCCAGTCTGCGGGCCGGTGGACCGTTTATTGCCATCAACTGCGCTGCCCTCCCCAAAGATCTGGTAGAGAGCGAGCTGTTCGGATACGAGAAAGGCTCCTTTACAGGGGCGCTCCGGGAGGGCAACCCGGGGAAGTTCGAACTGGCGCACGGGGGGACTATTTTTCTGGATGAAATCGGGGAACTGCCGCTGGAAATTCAGGCAAAGCTGCTCCGTGTCCTGGATAACCATAAGGTCCGCAGAATCGGGGGCAAGCATGAGCGGACGCTGGATGTAAGAGTCATTGCAGCCACCAACCGCGATCTGGCGGAGGAAGTAAGCCGGAAATCATACCGCAGCGACTTGTATTACCGCTTGAATGTGATCAATATCAAGCTGTTGCCGCTAAGGGAGCGCAGGGAGGATATCGCGCCGCTGGCAAAACTGTTCCTGCTGAAGTGCAACCGTGATCATCCCGGTCCGGCCAAACGTTTCAGCCCCTCCTTTCTGAAGACCTTGCAGAGCTATGAGTGGCCGGGAAATGCGCGCGAGCTTCAGAATGCCGTGCAGCGGGCTTATTATGTATGCAGCTCTGCTGACATTACCCATCTGGATTTGCCTCCTGCACGGACCTCGCCTCTGCAGCACACGAACAGCGGTAATGCAGCGGTTCCGCAGAAGTCTTCAGCGGAGTCGCCCGCCAAAAAAATGGAGCAGATTGAGATGGAGAGCATTTGCAGTGCGCTTAAAACATGCGGCGGCAATGCTGTGGCCGCAGCCAAGATGCTGGGGATCGGAAAATCGACCATCTACCGGAAGATTGCCGGGTATGGTATAAGCAAATAG
- the rpoN gene encoding RNA polymerase factor sigma-54: MRLVMDTKQKMGLSPGLRQSVEVLQMDSQELDQYVHRLSEENPLIEVEYTWGASSVKGCKSTQHLLQYAAGPRHTLQDHLLSQLTLLSLTKSEQALAAYLIGCLDDNGYFAEQVEGVAAGLGVGCQVIEAGLRHVQSLEPYGVGARNLQECLLLQLEHSGRMTPLLRLLIEHHLEQLGGNQLVRVAKELKTSLKNIQESYSVIKSLNPRPAYTLDNGQSTVYIVPDVYVMQKNGSHEAAVHPLSCPQIILAESYQDILRLSGDEETHRYLQEKNEQACWIMKCLEERKKTLCRVAGAILKLQRPFFERGQDYLVPLTLGRIAEELELHESTVSRAVRGKYMQCIWGTFELKYFFPSGISGEASDWTPDALKRVIRDLIEGEDKQAAYSDRRIAELLLEQGAVISRRTVAKYRESMRIASAPGRREYPI; this comes from the coding sequence ATGAGGCTGGTTATGGATACCAAGCAAAAAATGGGTTTGTCTCCCGGGCTGCGGCAATCCGTCGAGGTGCTGCAAATGGATTCGCAAGAGCTGGACCAATATGTACACCGGTTGTCAGAGGAAAATCCGCTGATTGAGGTTGAGTATACATGGGGCGCCAGCAGCGTTAAAGGCTGTAAAAGCACGCAGCATCTGCTGCAATATGCGGCAGGTCCCCGGCATACTCTGCAGGATCATCTGCTGTCGCAATTAACGCTGCTGTCGCTGACCAAGAGTGAGCAGGCCCTTGCGGCCTACCTGATTGGCTGCTTGGATGATAACGGATATTTTGCGGAACAGGTGGAGGGGGTTGCAGCTGGACTGGGAGTCGGGTGTCAGGTTATCGAAGCCGGACTGAGGCATGTTCAGTCCCTGGAGCCGTACGGTGTCGGCGCCAGGAATTTGCAGGAGTGTCTGCTGCTGCAGCTGGAGCACTCCGGCAGAATGACGCCTTTATTACGGCTGCTGATCGAACACCATCTTGAACAGTTGGGCGGCAATCAGCTGGTCCGTGTCGCCAAAGAATTGAAAACTTCCCTAAAAAACATTCAGGAATCATACAGTGTGATTAAATCTTTAAACCCCCGCCCCGCATATACCTTGGATAACGGGCAATCAACGGTGTATATTGTACCGGATGTGTACGTTATGCAGAAGAACGGCTCGCACGAAGCTGCGGTGCATCCCTTGTCCTGCCCGCAGATTATCCTTGCCGAAAGCTATCAAGACATTCTCCGCCTGAGCGGAGACGAAGAGACGCACCGCTATCTGCAGGAGAAGAATGAACAGGCATGCTGGATCATGAAATGCCTTGAAGAGCGCAAGAAAACTTTGTGCCGCGTGGCCGGAGCCATTCTGAAGCTGCAGCGGCCTTTTTTCGAAAGAGGACAGGATTATCTGGTACCCTTAACGCTGGGCAGGATAGCCGAAGAGCTGGAGCTTCATGAGTCAACGGTAAGCCGGGCGGTCCGGGGCAAATATATGCAATGTATCTGGGGAACCTTTGAGCTGAAATATTTTTTTCCTTCCGGAATTTCTGGAGAAGCCAGCGATTGGACACCGGATGCCCTGAAGCGGGTCATCCGTGACCTTATAGAGGGAGAAGATAAGCAGGCAGCCTACAGCGACCGCCGGATCGCTGAACTTCTGCTTGAGCAAGGCGCGGTCATCTCCCGCCGGACAGTTGCCAAGTACCGGGAATCCATGCGGATCGCCTCTGCTCCGGGCAGGCGTGAATACCCGATATAG
- the lpdA gene encoding dihydrolipoyl dehydrogenase has translation MRIVVLGGGPGGYVAAIRAAQLGAEVTLVEKKALGGTCLNVGCIPTKVLLHSTELYTHLKREGKELGIETAEVSVNWGQLQKRKDKIIRMNTGGIEALLKKNKIAKLSGSGKFTSGRELEVTAADGSVRILGFDRAIIATGSEPSVVPIPGIELEGVVTSDQALSLPAVPPSLCIIGGGVIGCEFASVYSSLGCKVTVIEMLPELIAAMDGDIVQCLRKEFASSGIEVHTETKVERIEHTAAGLRVVTSSGNGNHVIEADKVLLSIGRRPVTAGLGLEDIGVQLTRGAIRVNRKMETCIPGIYAIGDCNGGIMLAHVASAEGVIAAEAIMGEPSPVDFRTVPSCVYTRPELASVGMTEAEARQQGFRVKTGLFPLQANAKSMIMGESSGLVKYVVDAGNDEILGLHIAGPRATDIIVEGALAIRLEATLEEVVTTIHAHPTVAESLHEAAHAVHGRAIHLHV, from the coding sequence ATGAGGATCGTTGTGCTTGGAGGCGGACCGGGCGGATACGTGGCAGCCATACGTGCTGCTCAATTGGGAGCGGAAGTTACACTTGTGGAGAAGAAGGCTTTGGGCGGGACCTGCCTGAATGTCGGCTGCATACCAACCAAAGTGCTGCTTCATTCCACGGAGCTGTACACACACCTGAAGCGGGAGGGCAAGGAGCTGGGCATTGAGACGGCAGAGGTCTCTGTGAACTGGGGCCAGCTGCAGAAACGCAAAGATAAGATCATCAGAATGAACACCGGCGGCATTGAGGCGCTGCTCAAAAAAAACAAGATTGCCAAGCTGAGCGGCTCCGGCAAATTTACCAGTGGCCGTGAGCTGGAAGTAACCGCAGCAGACGGCAGTGTCCGCATACTTGGATTCGACCGGGCAATTATTGCTACCGGTTCAGAGCCATCGGTCGTGCCTATTCCCGGCATAGAGCTGGAAGGGGTTGTTACAAGCGATCAAGCACTCTCGCTTCCTGCGGTACCGCCAAGCCTCTGCATTATTGGCGGAGGAGTCATCGGCTGCGAGTTCGCCAGTGTCTACAGCAGCCTGGGCTGCAAGGTTACAGTTATTGAGATGCTGCCCGAACTGATTGCAGCCATGGACGGCGATATTGTGCAATGCCTGCGGAAGGAATTCGCAAGCTCCGGCATTGAGGTGCACACAGAGACCAAGGTGGAGAGAATTGAACATACGGCGGCGGGACTGCGGGTAGTCACTTCCTCCGGGAACGGGAACCATGTTATAGAAGCGGATAAGGTGCTGCTGTCCATCGGCCGGCGGCCGGTGACTGCGGGCCTGGGACTGGAGGACATCGGGGTGCAGCTTACCCGCGGGGCAATCCGGGTTAACCGGAAAATGGAAACCTGCATACCGGGCATCTATGCGATCGGGGATTGCAACGGGGGAATCATGCTGGCTCATGTAGCCTCCGCCGAAGGGGTTATTGCTGCGGAAGCGATTATGGGCGAGCCTTCGCCGGTTGATTTCAGAACGGTTCCTTCCTGTGTCTACACCCGGCCTGAGCTGGCATCCGTGGGAATGACGGAGGCGGAGGCCAGACAGCAGGGATTCCGGGTGAAGACAGGCCTATTCCCGCTTCAGGCCAATGCCAAATCCATGATTATGGGTGAGAGCAGCGGACTGGTGAAATACGTTGTGGACGCCGGCAATGATGAAATTCTGGGGCTGCACATTGCCGGCCCACGGGCAACAGACATCATTGTGGAAGGAGCGCTGGCGATTCGCCTTGAAGCAACACTGGAGGAAGTCGTGACCACCATTCATGCCCATCCGACTGTAGCGGAATCGCTGCACGAAGCTGCTCATGCCGTTCATGGCCGGGCCATTCATCTTCACGTTTAA
- a CDS encoding dihydrolipoamide acetyltransferase family protein yields MAELIVMPKLGLTMTEGTISNWRKAEGDTVAQGEILFDVETDKISNEVEAKLSGVLRKIIVEEGTVDIFRPVAVIGDANEDISALLGGGVPAVVPAPEQAGTPAEAGAAAAAAGEAAVPADGGRIIASPYAKKTAALLSVDLRQVRGSGPQGRITAGDVRKYSAEGGRGAVSKVKISPAAAIEAAALGIDPSGLQKEGRIMKEDIRSFAAASSKTAVQPAVKAAVQEITRVPMNSMRRIIAKRMLESQAVSPAVTYNMRVDTTALGVLRQQLKDTLKVTYTDLLVSIAAKALLEFPLLNCSIEGTEFVMRNYANIGVAVGLEEGLIVPVVKNAGQKGLAEISQEVKRLAAGARNNSLTSEELTGGTFTITNLGMYGMESFSPIINQPEVAILGVNAIVDTPVAVNGEIVIRPLMNLSLTADHRAVDGAVAAQFMQKIKAYAEKPALLLL; encoded by the coding sequence ATGGCTGAACTTATCGTTATGCCCAAATTAGGGCTCACTATGACCGAAGGGACAATCTCCAATTGGCGAAAAGCCGAGGGGGACACCGTGGCCCAAGGGGAAATCCTGTTTGATGTGGAGACAGACAAAATCTCCAATGAAGTTGAGGCGAAGCTTAGCGGAGTGCTGCGGAAAATCATTGTAGAGGAAGGCACTGTGGACATCTTCCGGCCGGTAGCCGTCATCGGCGATGCCAATGAGGACATTTCCGCTCTGCTTGGCGGCGGCGTGCCGGCGGTGGTACCCGCGCCTGAGCAGGCGGGAACTCCGGCGGAAGCCGGGGCGGCCGCAGCCGCAGCGGGTGAAGCGGCGGTTCCTGCCGACGGTGGCCGAATCATAGCTTCGCCGTATGCGAAGAAGACAGCCGCGCTGTTATCCGTTGATCTGCGTCAGGTGAGGGGCAGCGGGCCGCAGGGCAGAATTACCGCAGGAGATGTGCGCAAATATTCCGCAGAAGGCGGCAGAGGAGCCGTGTCTAAAGTGAAAATATCCCCGGCGGCAGCCATAGAAGCGGCAGCCTTAGGCATTGATCCTTCCGGGCTCCAGAAGGAAGGAAGAATTATGAAGGAGGATATCCGTTCCTTCGCGGCAGCCTCCAGTAAGACAGCTGTGCAGCCGGCGGTAAAGGCAGCTGTACAGGAAATCACGCGGGTGCCGATGAACAGCATGCGCAGAATCATCGCCAAGCGGATGCTGGAGAGCCAGGCGGTTTCTCCGGCTGTAACCTACAATATGAGGGTGGATACAACGGCCCTGGGTGTCCTAAGACAGCAGCTGAAGGATACACTCAAGGTTACTTATACTGATCTGCTGGTCAGTATTGCAGCCAAGGCACTGCTGGAGTTTCCGCTCCTGAATTGTTCTATTGAAGGCACGGAGTTTGTTATGCGGAATTATGCCAACATCGGAGTAGCCGTGGGACTGGAGGAGGGACTTATTGTCCCTGTGGTTAAGAACGCCGGCCAAAAAGGACTGGCTGAAATATCGCAGGAAGTGAAACGGCTGGCGGCAGGGGCCAGAAATAACAGCCTGACCTCGGAGGAGCTGACGGGAGGCACCTTCACCATTACCAACCTGGGAATGTACGGCATGGAGTCCTTTTCGCCGATTATCAATCAGCCTGAGGTTGCCATTCTGGGCGTTAATGCGATCGTGGATACCCCGGTTGCCGTCAATGGAGAGATCGTCATCAGACCTTTGATGAACCTCAGCCTGACCGCTGACCACAGAGCTGTGGATGGAGCGGTTGCGGCGCAATTTATGCAAAAAATCAAAGCCTATGCAGAAAAGCCGGCACTGCTGCTCCTGTGA
- a CDS encoding alpha-ketoacid dehydrogenase subunit beta, which translates to MRKMTYGEGIREGMRSKMLEDPNVVLLGEDVGPYGGTFGVTKGLWEQFGEERVRDTPISEGIIVGASVGAAATGLRPVAELMFIDFLTFGMDGLVNQAAKMRYMFGGKISVPLVLRLPAGGGISAGAQHSGSLEAWVTHVPGLKVVYPSNAQDAWGMMLTAIEDDNPVVYIESKILYSKKYEVDDTVAAIPLGVASVKREGSDVSIITYGKQVEDALTAAKVLAEEGIEAEVIDLRSLYPLDKEAIFTSVAKTHRALVVTEEVKRGGFGGELSAMISELCFDELDAPVVRIGALNTPVPYSPVLEAYVLPNTEDIIQGIKSMF; encoded by the coding sequence ATGAGAAAAATGACCTATGGTGAAGGGATCCGTGAAGGAATGCGCAGCAAAATGCTGGAGGACCCGAATGTGGTATTGCTTGGAGAGGATGTCGGGCCGTATGGAGGAACCTTTGGGGTAACGAAGGGACTCTGGGAGCAATTCGGCGAGGAGCGGGTGCGGGATACCCCGATTTCTGAAGGAATCATTGTCGGAGCTTCCGTGGGGGCTGCGGCAACAGGGCTCAGACCCGTGGCTGAGCTGATGTTCATTGACTTTCTGACCTTTGGCATGGACGGACTGGTAAATCAGGCTGCGAAGATGAGATACATGTTCGGCGGCAAAATCTCCGTACCGCTTGTGCTGCGGCTGCCGGCAGGGGGCGGAATCAGTGCGGGGGCACAGCACTCCGGGTCGCTGGAGGCCTGGGTTACACATGTTCCGGGACTCAAGGTGGTCTATCCTTCCAACGCCCAGGATGCCTGGGGAATGATGCTGACTGCGATTGAAGATGACAATCCGGTGGTCTATATCGAGAGCAAGATTCTGTATTCGAAAAAATACGAGGTGGACGACACGGTTGCCGCGATTCCTCTTGGCGTAGCCAGTGTCAAGAGAGAAGGAAGCGACGTATCCATTATTACGTACGGCAAGCAAGTGGAAGATGCGCTAACTGCTGCGAAAGTACTGGCTGAAGAGGGAATTGAAGCGGAGGTTATTGATCTGCGCTCGCTCTATCCGCTGGACAAGGAAGCGATATTCACTTCAGTCGCCAAGACGCACCGGGCGCTTGTTGTCACCGAAGAAGTGAAGCGGGGCGGGTTCGGGGGCGAGCTGTCCGCCATGATCTCGGAGCTGTGTTTTGATGAGCTGGATGCTCCTGTTGTCCGGATTGGCGCACTGAATACCCCTGTCCCTTATTCTCCCGTACTGGAAGCCTATGTGCTGCCAAATACGGAAGACATTATTCAGGGCATCAAGAGCATGTTCTGA
- a CDS encoding thiamine pyrophosphate-dependent dehydrogenase E1 component subunit alpha has product MYRKMLSIRKFEKTASTFFAEGKIPGFVHLYIGEEAIAVGACANLRDDDYITSTHRGHGHIVAKGGNLKYMMAELFGKETGYCKGKGGSMHIADAELGILGANGIVGAGHLIATGAAWSASYRGSDQVSVCFFGDASTNQSTFHEAMNLASLWKLPVIFVCENNLYGISVSQARHQTIKDIAERGEGYCMPSLTADGNDVVTVYEHVQEAVQRARNGEGPTLLEFKTYRQHGHFEGDPGAYRPKEEVEAWLQKDPIPRFEKYLMEHKLMTADELKQIGTEVDGEIQEALDFAFASGYPALEASVQGIYSDIVEEARSR; this is encoded by the coding sequence ATGTACCGGAAGATGTTGAGTATCCGGAAATTTGAAAAGACGGCATCGACCTTTTTTGCAGAAGGGAAAATACCGGGCTTTGTCCATCTTTATATCGGGGAAGAGGCAATCGCCGTCGGGGCCTGCGCCAATCTGCGGGATGACGATTATATTACGAGCACCCACCGGGGGCATGGACATATCGTCGCCAAGGGCGGAAATCTGAAATATATGATGGCAGAGCTGTTCGGCAAGGAAACCGGCTATTGTAAAGGCAAAGGCGGTTCGATGCATATTGCGGACGCGGAGCTGGGCATACTCGGCGCCAACGGAATTGTCGGTGCGGGCCACCTGATTGCAACCGGGGCCGCGTGGAGCGCAAGTTATAGAGGAAGCGATCAGGTCAGCGTGTGTTTTTTTGGAGATGCATCTACCAATCAGAGCACTTTTCATGAAGCGATGAATTTAGCGAGCCTATGGAAGCTGCCGGTTATTTTTGTATGCGAGAACAATCTCTACGGGATATCGGTCAGTCAGGCCAGACACCAGACAATCAAGGACATTGCGGAACGGGGCGAGGGCTATTGTATGCCTTCCCTTACGGCTGACGGCAACGACGTGGTTACGGTGTATGAACATGTGCAAGAGGCCGTACAGCGGGCAAGAAACGGCGAAGGCCCTACCCTGCTGGAATTCAAAACGTACAGACAGCATGGCCACTTTGAAGGTGATCCCGGAGCTTATAGACCGAAGGAAGAAGTGGAGGCCTGGCTGCAAAAGGACCCGATCCCCAGATTTGAGAAGTACCTTATGGAGCACAAGCTGATGACGGCGGACGAGTTAAAACAGATCGGGACTGAGGTTGACGGGGAGATCCAGGAGGCGCTTGATTTCGCTTTTGCCAGCGGTTATCCGGCCCTGGAAGCTTCGGTTCAAGGGATTTATTCCGATATCGTTGAGGAGGCGCGCAGCAGATGA
- a CDS encoding YukJ family protein, translated as MPRYGVLIGRVVETNPERSGRAPHYGLIVQTNEGENYEVKINVRSKDRHMPDLLYIADEDYNASAITILPTMNFGFHDIDSNHSDIAVDYIRSGLFNPNKMQVVPVTVPGESNDLNDFIDKYMSKAKDEQDSAIVYVYGMHYEDGGLGVHDVHMMQGNTKYQADENGIFQDGCVLVHYTLENKWIAYFLAFQSQSWCTDNHGKPTNGSVNQQGNPIGECTFDKVKVSLQTEEPEHV; from the coding sequence ATGCCAAGATACGGAGTGCTTATCGGACGGGTAGTAGAGACTAATCCGGAAAGATCAGGCCGCGCACCACATTACGGGTTAATTGTCCAGACGAACGAAGGTGAGAATTACGAAGTAAAAATTAACGTCCGTTCAAAAGACAGACATATGCCTGACCTCCTGTATATCGCGGATGAGGATTATAACGCCAGTGCCATAACTATTCTGCCGACAATGAATTTTGGTTTCCACGATATAGATTCCAACCACTCGGACATTGCTGTGGATTACATTCGCAGTGGTTTATTTAACCCTAACAAGATGCAGGTAGTCCCTGTAACTGTACCAGGGGAATCCAATGATTTGAATGATTTTATCGATAAATACATGTCCAAGGCCAAAGATGAGCAGGACAGCGCAATCGTTTATGTATATGGAATGCATTATGAGGATGGCGGTCTGGGAGTTCACGATGTCCATATGATGCAAGGAAATACCAAATATCAGGCTGATGAAAATGGAATATTCCAAGATGGATGTGTATTGGTGCACTACACCTTGGAAAATAAGTGGATCGCTTATTTCCTGGCTTTCCAAAGCCAATCCTGGTGTACTGATAATCACGGAAAACCAACGAATGGCAGTGTTAATCAGCAAGGAAACCCAATCGGTGAGTGTACATTCGATAAAGTCAAAGTATCGCTGCAAACTGAAGAACCTGAACATGTCTGA
- a CDS encoding PTS sugar transporter subunit IIA — MFGWRKNKIEENTLDIIPPVPGQVVGLEQVPDEAFSTKAMGEGFAVQPAAGEVRAPFSGKISHIMNTSKHAVLLENEDGIQILIHVGVNTVSLKGEGFVAHVVTGQTVEQGQLLLEFDMDKIKEAGLSGITSVIVPGGQEKVQRIEGLQEEEAVLRVYY; from the coding sequence ATGTTTGGCTGGAGAAAAAACAAAATTGAAGAAAACACCCTTGATATTATCCCCCCCGTTCCCGGACAAGTAGTGGGTCTTGAGCAAGTCCCGGATGAAGCGTTTTCCACAAAAGCCATGGGGGAAGGTTTTGCTGTTCAACCTGCCGCTGGAGAGGTGAGAGCGCCTTTTTCCGGTAAAATATCCCATATTATGAATACAAGCAAGCATGCAGTTTTACTGGAAAATGAGGATGGCATTCAGATTCTCATTCATGTCGGGGTAAATACGGTATCGCTGAAGGGTGAGGGCTTTGTGGCGCATGTTGTGACAGGGCAGACGGTTGAGCAGGGGCAGCTGCTGCTGGAATTTGATATGGACAAAATAAAAGAAGCAGGGTTATCCGGTATCACCTCAGTAATTGTGCCAGGCGGTCAAGAAAAGGTTCAGCGGATTGAAGGCTTGCAGGAAGAGGAAGCTGTATTGCGTGTTTATTATTAG
- a CDS encoding MurR/RpiR family transcriptional regulator, which yields MGVGVGQILSRIENVMPKLTQSEQKVARFVLESPEEAMLMSVQEMASRSLSSSASVVRFCRSIGLKGFPELKVALSADLAQGQKSGYFDLNKNENTAEIVDKILSNVIQSLKDTVGQLDVEMIEKVAHSLYMAPVIFAYGIGASALVAEDIAQKWLRMGKNVYAFHDIHVLTMSMANAPKGSVFIGISYSAATREVLELMKFAQKSGLTTVSFTGFGRSELSDISDFNLFTSLAPEAKVRSAATSSKHSQFFIVDVLYYAYASININDSIDKITRTRKATNELKNLPET from the coding sequence ATGGGTGTCGGAGTGGGTCAAATTTTATCCAGAATTGAAAATGTGATGCCGAAATTAACACAGTCCGAGCAAAAGGTAGCCCGCTTTGTACTGGAGTCTCCGGAAGAAGCGATGCTTATGTCCGTACAGGAAATGGCCTCACGTTCTCTTTCCAGCAGTGCATCAGTCGTGCGTTTTTGCCGTTCCATAGGCCTGAAGGGCTTCCCCGAATTAAAGGTAGCTTTGTCGGCAGATCTGGCTCAGGGGCAAAAATCAGGTTACTTCGATTTGAATAAAAATGAAAATACGGCGGAGATCGTCGATAAAATTTTGTCTAACGTGATCCAGTCTCTTAAGGATACCGTAGGCCAGCTTGACGTAGAAATGATTGAAAAAGTGGCGCACAGCCTGTACATGGCCCCCGTCATATTTGCCTACGGCATTGGGGCATCGGCACTGGTAGCAGAGGACATTGCCCAAAAATGGCTCCGGATGGGGAAAAATGTATATGCGTTTCATGATATCCATGTACTCACAATGAGTATGGCTAATGCACCCAAGGGAAGCGTATTTATTGGAATTTCGTATAGCGCTGCTACCAGGGAAGTGCTGGAGCTGATGAAATTTGCCCAAAAAAGCGGATTGACCACCGTCAGCTTTACGGGGTTTGGCCGCAGCGAGTTATCGGATATAAGCGATTTTAATCTATTTACCTCACTTGCTCCTGAAGCAAAGGTAAGAAGTGCAGCAACCAGTTCCAAGCATAGCCAGTTTTTTATCGTTGATGTGCTGTATTATGCATACGCCTCAATCAATATTAACGATTCTATCGATAAGATTACGAGAACCCGCAAGGCGACTAATGAATTGAAGAACTTGCCGGAGACATAA